In Liquorilactobacillus hordei DSM 19519, the following proteins share a genomic window:
- a CDS encoding sigma-70 family RNA polymerase sigma factor: MINSLSNDKIIQQILNIRNANSDADFQELFFQYRPLVLSSINRYHFRFYEIDDLLQEARIVCYQAVLAYNIEGKITFGKFYQQSLLNCFCSILRKESATKRKADRFAESFENILETQGEYYSNSAISHISPENTIIINEAINQLPYLLSDFEYHVFSLLYFKHQSPEIIAILLNESQSKVNRAVNRCKNKLTEELL; encoded by the coding sequence ATGATAAATTCTTTAAGCAATGACAAAATAATTCAACAAATTCTAAATATTAGAAATGCTAATAGTGACGCAGATTTTCAAGAATTATTTTTCCAATATCGTCCACTTGTTTTAAGCTCAATTAACCGTTATCATTTTAGGTTTTATGAAATAGATGATTTACTTCAGGAAGCACGAATTGTTTGTTATCAAGCAGTTTTAGCTTACAATATCGAAGGAAAAATTACATTCGGCAAATTTTATCAACAAAGTTTGCTAAATTGCTTTTGCAGTATTTTGCGTAAAGAAAGCGCTACAAAACGTAAAGCAGATCGCTTTGCTGAATCCTTTGAAAATATTTTGGAAACCCAAGGTGAATATTATTCAAACTCTGCAATTTCTCATATTTCACCTGAAAATACGATTATCATTAATGAAGCTATTAATCAGCTACCATACTTACTTTCAGACTTTGAATACCATGTTTTTTCACTACTCTATTTTAAACATCAATCTCCCGAAATAATTGCAATTTTACTTAACGAATCTCAAAGTAAGGTTAATCGTGCAGTTAACCGTTGCAAAAATAAATTAACCGAAGAACTTTTGTAA
- the helD gene encoding RNA polymerase recycling motor HelD: MDKERNSEQERVNTIVDKIKNAFQKAQHEYYKARTERSSVEKNYVQNAKINTFEVDDQMETNAEVQQQKQLVAKNVETEKILKRQIQLLSNLKNSPYFGRIDIHENGETSPEVLYIGTSSFNDEQGNFLIYDWRAPISSIYYNGTLGTVSYTTPMGKQEAQLLKKRQFRIKDGKITNMFDTNETVGDELLQEMLGAQSDEYMKNIVATIQKEQNDIIRDTTHDLLIVQGVAGSGKTSAILQRIAFLLYHSRSDLNAEQIVLFSPNLLFSHYISEVLPSLGERNMRQVTLTEFFAQRFEGLTVETLFDKFEQKDSSAINSANLIKEDSTFMHKVKEYVENLDNSQLFFNDLILVDQVIFSNSEIRSLYDKLPLAQPHHLRHFELKNVLIKELKRKIKDELTAPWVLKKIDALTEEEYHSLLGDYKRGRFEDIEAEISYISNKIVSTKFEPIYEAIYNNYFIDIYRQYSDFLGKILPDDVINFNNELEYHRIRLEDCAPALYLRDQLTGEGQNHSIQHLFIDEMQDYSLAQIYYLHTAFPTAHLTLLGDSEQALFHEIQEPQFLMTALKQTINPKKTRMIELNKSYRSTFEITSFMKALLPDGEKIQAFTRSGPLPKLVLTNDNETDIISKLLLETQALLNKNETVAIITKDFKTCQKLLRSFKSKDAPTLITNSDRSLPTGLVLLPIYLAKGLEFDAVIAFEVSQNSFSEDTRGILYTICSRAMHDLVLVSTGDVSNLITAIPSELFTIEQNIKFKQK, translated from the coding sequence TTGGATAAAGAAAGAAATTCCGAACAAGAAAGAGTTAATACAATCGTTGATAAAATTAAAAATGCATTTCAAAAGGCTCAACATGAATATTACAAAGCACGAACTGAACGATCATCAGTCGAAAAAAACTATGTCCAAAACGCTAAGATTAATACTTTTGAAGTTGATGATCAAATGGAAACCAATGCTGAAGTTCAACAACAAAAACAATTGGTCGCAAAAAATGTGGAAACCGAGAAAATTTTAAAGAGACAAATTCAGCTTTTGTCTAACTTGAAAAATTCTCCATATTTTGGACGGATAGATATCCATGAAAATGGTGAAACTTCTCCTGAGGTTCTCTATATTGGAACTTCTTCATTCAATGACGAACAAGGGAACTTCTTAATCTATGATTGGCGAGCTCCCATTTCTAGTATTTATTATAACGGTACACTCGGAACTGTTAGCTATACAACACCAATGGGAAAACAAGAGGCTCAACTCTTAAAAAAGAGACAATTTAGAATTAAAGATGGAAAAATTACCAATATGTTTGACACAAATGAAACAGTTGGTGATGAACTTCTACAAGAAATGCTAGGTGCCCAAAGTGATGAGTACATGAAAAATATCGTTGCCACTATTCAAAAGGAACAAAATGATATAATTCGTGATACAACACATGATCTGTTAATTGTTCAAGGGGTTGCTGGCAGTGGCAAAACTTCAGCAATTTTACAACGTATTGCATTTCTTTTATATCATAGCCGTTCTGATTTAAACGCAGAACAAATTGTTTTGTTTTCACCCAACTTATTATTTAGTCATTATATTTCTGAAGTTCTTCCTAGTTTGGGTGAACGAAATATGCGGCAAGTAACACTTACTGAATTCTTTGCACAACGCTTTGAAGGCTTAACAGTTGAAACACTTTTCGATAAATTCGAGCAAAAAGACTCTTCCGCAATTAACAGTGCTAATCTTATTAAAGAAGATTCTACTTTTATGCATAAAGTCAAAGAATACGTGGAAAACTTAGATAATTCTCAACTCTTCTTTAATGATTTAATTCTCGTTGATCAAGTTATTTTTTCTAATTCTGAAATCAGATCATTGTATGATAAACTCCCGTTAGCTCAACCACATCATTTACGTCATTTTGAGCTTAAAAATGTACTTATCAAAGAATTAAAGAGGAAAATCAAAGATGAGTTGACTGCTCCTTGGGTTCTCAAAAAAATTGATGCTCTTACAGAAGAAGAATATCATTCGCTTTTGGGTGATTATAAACGTGGGCGTTTTGAAGATATCGAAGCTGAGATTTCTTACATTAGCAATAAAATTGTCAGTACTAAATTTGAACCTATCTACGAAGCAATTTATAATAATTATTTCATAGACATATATCGGCAATATAGCGATTTTTTGGGGAAGATATTGCCTGATGACGTCATAAATTTCAATAATGAATTAGAATATCACCGCATTCGCCTTGAAGACTGTGCACCTGCTTTATACTTACGTGACCAGCTAACAGGTGAGGGGCAGAATCATTCAATTCAACATCTTTTTATAGATGAGATGCAAGATTATTCACTTGCTCAGATATATTATTTACACACAGCTTTTCCAACTGCACACCTTACTCTCCTGGGAGATAGTGAACAAGCCTTATTCCATGAAATTCAGGAACCACAATTCCTGATGACAGCACTTAAGCAAACAATCAATCCTAAAAAAACTAGAATGATTGAACTAAATAAAAGCTATCGTTCAACTTTTGAAATCACTTCATTCATGAAGGCTCTACTGCCTGATGGTGAAAAAATACAAGCATTTACACGCTCAGGTCCACTGCCAAAACTTGTATTGACCAATGATAACGAAACGGACATTATCTCAAAACTCTTATTAGAAACACAAGCACTTCTAAATAAAAATGAGACAGTCGCTATCATTACAAAAGACTTTAAAACTTGTCAAAAATTGTTAAGGTCATTTAAATCTAAAGATGCTCCTACGCTCATCACCAATAGTGACCGTTCCCTACCAACAGGATTAGTCCTTTTACCCATCTACCTAGCAAAAGGGCTTGAATTTGATGCAGTAATTGCTTTTGAGGTTTCACAAAATAGTTTTTCTGAGGATACTCGAGGTATTCTTTACACAATTTGCTCACGAGCAATGCATGATTTAGTTTTGGTTAGTACGGGAGATGTTTCAAATTTAATAACTGCTATTCCCAGTGAACTTTTTACTATTGAACAAAATATTAAATTTAAACAAAAATGA
- the trpS gene encoding tryptophan--tRNA ligase: MKKTILTGDRPTGKLHIGHYIGSLKNRVKLQNTGDYQTFIMIADQQALTDNARDPEKIRKSLIEVALDYLAVGIDPEKSTIFIQSQIPALAELTTYYLNLVTVSRLERNPTVKAEIQQKNFERSIPAGFFVYPVSQAADITAFKADLVPVGDDQEPMIEQAREIVRSFNTIYGQEILVEPEGVFPEKGAGRLPGLDGNAKMSKSLNNCIYLSDDADTLKKKVMSMYTDPNHIHVEDPGKIEGNMVFTYLDVFDEDKEKVAQLKQEYQAGGLGDVKIKRYLNEVLEAKLKPIRERRAEFAKDIPAVYDILKEGSARANAVAEQTLSEVRAAIGVNYFK; encoded by the coding sequence ATGAAAAAGACAATTTTAACTGGAGATCGACCAACAGGTAAACTGCATATTGGACACTACATTGGATCATTGAAGAATCGTGTTAAACTACAAAATACAGGAGACTATCAGACATTTATTATGATTGCGGATCAGCAGGCACTTACAGACAATGCTCGCGATCCGGAAAAAATACGCAAGTCATTAATTGAAGTAGCGCTTGATTACTTAGCTGTTGGCATTGATCCAGAAAAATCAACTATTTTTATTCAATCACAAATTCCTGCTTTAGCTGAACTAACAACCTACTACCTTAACTTAGTAACGGTTTCTCGTTTGGAACGTAACCCTACTGTAAAAGCAGAAATTCAACAGAAAAATTTTGAACGGTCTATTCCAGCTGGCTTCTTTGTTTATCCTGTAAGTCAAGCAGCTGATATTACCGCTTTTAAAGCTGATCTGGTACCAGTAGGCGATGATCAAGAACCGATGATTGAACAGGCACGTGAGATTGTTAGAAGCTTTAATACAATTTATGGCCAAGAGATCCTAGTTGAACCAGAAGGTGTTTTCCCTGAAAAAGGTGCAGGTAGATTACCTGGATTAGATGGTAATGCAAAGATGAGTAAGTCATTGAATAATTGTATCTATCTTTCAGATGATGCAGATACTCTAAAGAAGAAAGTTATGTCAATGTATACTGATCCTAATCATATTCATGTGGAGGATCCGGGTAAGATTGAAGGAAACATGGTATTCACATATTTAGATGTCTTTGATGAAGATAAGGAAAAGGTTGCACAATTGAAGCAGGAGTATCAAGCTGGCGGATTGGGAGATGTCAAGATAAAGCGTTACTTGAATGAAGTTCTTGAAGCAAAGTTAAAACCGATAAGAGAAAGACGTGCGGAATTTGCCAAAGATATCCCTGCTGTGTATGATATCTTAAAAGAAGGCAGTGCCCGTGCCAATGCGGTTGCAGAACAAACATTAAGTGAAGTTAGGGCAGCAATTGGTGTTAACTATTTCAAGTGA
- a CDS encoding Ppx/GppA phosphatase family protein, producing MKNLVVLDFGSNSVRLSINKIKNDSDHRFTEVKRLKETTRLAEGMGNIGQKKLSAGAIKRTIQAIKYFKRIYQTYPDYQVLSIATAAVREASNSQEFIDEVLALTGSRIRVLSGSDEAYYDYLGVVSTLPIRDFLLVDMGGGSVEIAIVSERELVQSVSLPYGAVSLSEQFCQNGSLTEENLESFKQFSSKLFDGLRWLNEAKGLPVVLLGGCNRTVARIKRAQEGFFNLDAIHGYELKIADFKKIYYDLLEFSTKERLNIKGMEGSRADIILGGMTPLDVLIERLNSKKIIFSESGVREGLLYEMVSKNKI from the coding sequence TTGAAGAATTTAGTTGTTCTTGATTTTGGTTCTAATTCAGTTCGGTTATCAATTAATAAAATAAAAAATGATAGCGATCATAGATTTACTGAGGTGAAGAGGTTAAAGGAAACGACAAGGCTTGCTGAGGGAATGGGAAACATAGGTCAGAAGAAATTATCCGCGGGGGCTATTAAGAGAACCATTCAGGCAATTAAGTATTTTAAACGAATCTATCAAACCTATCCCGATTATCAGGTCCTATCAATTGCAACTGCAGCAGTTCGTGAAGCAAGCAATAGTCAAGAATTTATTGATGAAGTTTTAGCATTGACTGGTTCACGTATTCGTGTCCTGTCGGGAAGTGATGAGGCTTATTATGACTATTTAGGTGTTGTTTCAACCTTGCCGATTAGAGATTTCTTGCTTGTAGATATGGGCGGGGGTAGTGTGGAAATTGCTATTGTAAGTGAACGAGAGTTAGTGCAATCTGTTAGTCTGCCTTATGGTGCAGTGAGCTTAAGTGAGCAATTCTGTCAAAATGGTTCATTAACTGAAGAAAACCTGGAATCATTTAAGCAATTCAGCAGTAAACTATTTGATGGTTTAAGATGGTTAAATGAGGCAAAGGGTTTACCTGTTGTTTTATTAGGGGGATGTAATAGAACCGTCGCTCGAATTAAAAGAGCCCAGGAAGGATTTTTTAACTTAGATGCTATTCATGGTTATGAGTTGAAAATTGCTGATTTTAAGAAAATTTATTATGATTTGTTAGAATTCTCTACTAAGGAACGTCTGAACATCAAAGGAATGGAAGGATCACGTGCAGATATAATACTCGGTGGAATGACTCCCTTAGATGTATTGATTGAACGTTTGAATAGTAAAAAAATAATTTTTTCTGAGAGCGGGGTACGTGAAGGCCTGCTGTACGAGATGGTCAGTAAGAATAAAATATAA
- a CDS encoding ISL3 family transposase — protein MSQDYSIENILQIQDPNIKCISIDNSDPKKQVIHAKLTYSIKRCPLCGQSQVVRFGTNLINVRMPPIKERPVILKLLKQRYLCKRGQHTFSAETSLVKPHCQISEDTKQMIILQLTKDRSITDIAEELNVSPVAVNRVLDSLAIQTKTALLTLPTTLCFDEFRSTGHQMSFIAIDGDTHRLVSVLPNRLNRSIQNHFESNYSLAERRKVKQVVIDFNAQYQSVIHIIFPEAKVIADNFHLVQMGLQALNQTRVQLMHRFTQNSREYRVLKHHWRLFLKTYSGLNQRKPQWFAHLKNWFTQEQLVWQGLELDSTYQHTYFVAHSLVDALRKRDYLKFIKTLNRADKVSPQLETTIKTYRKYLPLIKNMMASNYSNGPLEGVNRKIKQIKRTAYGYRNWSHFYTRIRIEFTIRIKKRKPIRK, from the coding sequence ATGTCCCAAGACTATTCTATCGAAAATATACTTCAAATCCAAGACCCAAATATTAAATGTATCAGTATTGACAATTCTGATCCCAAGAAACAAGTCATTCATGCCAAATTAACTTATTCGATAAAGCGCTGTCCACTTTGTGGCCAATCCCAAGTAGTCCGTTTTGGAACTAATTTGATCAACGTCAGGATGCCACCTATCAAAGAACGACCAGTTATCTTAAAACTGCTTAAACAACGTTATCTGTGCAAAAGAGGGCAACATACTTTTAGTGCTGAAACGTCGCTAGTTAAACCACACTGTCAAATCTCAGAAGATACCAAACAGATGATTATTCTACAGCTTACTAAAGATCGTAGTATTACTGATATTGCAGAGGAATTAAATGTTTCACCAGTGGCAGTTAATCGAGTACTTGATTCATTAGCGATTCAGACTAAGACCGCCTTGCTTACCTTACCAACTACGTTGTGTTTTGATGAATTTCGCTCCACTGGTCATCAGATGAGTTTTATTGCCATTGATGGTGATACACATCGGCTAGTTTCTGTTTTACCTAATCGCCTTAATCGAAGTATCCAAAATCACTTTGAAAGTAACTATTCCTTAGCTGAACGTAGGAAAGTTAAACAAGTAGTTATTGATTTCAATGCACAGTATCAATCCGTAATTCACATAATTTTTCCAGAAGCAAAAGTTATCGCCGATAACTTTCATCTAGTTCAAATGGGACTCCAAGCACTGAACCAGACACGCGTACAGTTAATGCATCGATTCACTCAAAATTCACGAGAATATCGAGTTCTCAAACATCACTGGCGTTTATTTTTAAAAACTTATTCTGGCTTAAATCAACGTAAACCACAATGGTTTGCGCATTTAAAGAACTGGTTCACCCAAGAACAATTAGTCTGGCAAGGTCTTGAGTTAGATTCAACCTACCAACACACTTACTTCGTTGCGCATTCCCTAGTTGATGCCTTAAGAAAGCGTGATTATTTAAAGTTCATTAAAACACTAAATCGAGCTGACAAAGTCAGCCCACAGCTTGAAACTACAATAAAGACCTATCGCAAATATCTACCATTAATTAAAAACATGATGGCAAGCAACTATTCAAATGGCCCACTAGAAGGTGTTAATCGCAAAATCAAACAAATTAAACGCACGGCATACGGCTATAGAAACTGGTCACATTTTTACACCCGGATTAGAATTGAATTTACGATTCGAATAAAAAAAAGAAAACCAATTCGAAAATGA
- a CDS encoding IS1182 family transposase, whose product MYNNYNINQTVLSIKTDWEPKENHPARMINQIVEDLKINDPYIFGRPRKYDLRVLLKLILFAYTKGIFSSRRINTLAEENLAARWLTQEQVPAYRTICRFRISDEVESLINQCILKLTKYLKQNNFIDEVTFIDGTKILADANKYSFVWRKNTIRFDKLNRSAIITLLEELNDAKFKCQLPAETDLTLEMLDEITLRLENDLKDLNKKIEKEHISPNPDKSRRRKLKSLKRKLKLRQTKLLAHKIQTRIYGKRNSYSKTDHDATFMRVKEDPMLNGQLKPAYNLQIATSKQFVTAFGIFQNPGDTKTLIPFLQQQKAAGTLGKYIVADAGYGSESNYRYLEDELPEHTALIPYGTMLKENSRKWKSDDRKVMNWAYHPKDDYFIDLQGVRFSFYAYRKRKDKYGFVREFKEYQANKYDNDFKIDHRAFTKNGNPRKISINSAWEYFKAKERKLLSNHQTGSIYGQRKIDVESVFGGLKACLGFKKFSVRGLEKVKREAGIALMAMNIRKLVAKGTNYNCFINQKKRLVKIKERFSLISSILKDLWHSPFILK is encoded by the coding sequence ATGTACAATAATTATAACATAAATCAGACTGTACTTAGTATTAAAACTGACTGGGAGCCAAAAGAAAATCATCCTGCACGGATGATTAATCAAATAGTTGAAGACCTTAAAATTAATGATCCTTACATCTTTGGACGACCGCGTAAGTATGATCTGCGTGTACTTTTAAAATTAATTTTGTTTGCGTACACAAAAGGTATCTTTAGTAGTCGCCGTATTAATACCTTGGCAGAGGAGAATTTGGCAGCCCGTTGGCTGACACAAGAACAGGTTCCAGCCTACCGAACAATTTGTCGTTTTAGAATTTCAGATGAAGTTGAGAGCTTGATTAATCAATGTATTCTAAAACTAACCAAATATCTGAAACAAAACAATTTTATTGATGAAGTTACTTTTATTGACGGGACTAAAATTTTAGCTGATGCCAATAAATATAGTTTTGTTTGGCGTAAGAATACGATTCGTTTTGACAAGCTTAATCGCTCTGCGATTATAACCCTTCTGGAAGAATTAAATGACGCTAAGTTTAAGTGTCAGCTCCCAGCAGAGACAGATCTTACTTTAGAAATGCTTGATGAAATTACCTTGCGGTTAGAAAATGACTTGAAAGATTTGAATAAAAAGATTGAAAAAGAACATATCTCTCCAAACCCAGACAAGTCAAGGCGTCGAAAACTAAAATCTTTAAAACGAAAACTTAAGTTACGGCAAACTAAATTATTAGCTCATAAAATACAAACCAGAATTTATGGTAAAAGAAATAGTTATTCAAAAACAGATCATGATGCAACTTTCATGCGTGTTAAGGAAGATCCAATGCTCAACGGACAGCTAAAACCGGCTTATAATCTACAAATCGCCACAAGTAAACAATTTGTAACTGCCTTCGGCATTTTTCAAAATCCAGGAGATACCAAAACATTAATTCCTTTTTTACAGCAACAAAAAGCAGCTGGAACTTTAGGTAAGTATATTGTGGCTGATGCAGGATACGGTTCAGAATCAAATTATCGATATCTCGAAGATGAATTACCTGAACATACAGCGTTAATTCCATATGGGACAATGTTAAAAGAAAATAGTCGCAAATGGAAAAGTGATGACCGTAAGGTCATGAATTGGGCGTATCATCCTAAAGACGATTATTTTATTGATCTGCAGGGAGTTAGATTTAGTTTTTATGCTTACCGTAAGCGCAAAGATAAGTACGGATTTGTACGTGAATTTAAAGAGTATCAGGCAAACAAATACGATAACGATTTTAAAATTGATCACCGAGCATTCACTAAAAACGGAAATCCTCGTAAAATAAGTATTAATAGCGCATGGGAGTATTTCAAAGCTAAGGAACGCAAGTTGCTTTCAAATCACCAAACTGGTTCAATTTACGGACAACGTAAAATAGATGTTGAATCAGTTTTTGGTGGATTGAAGGCTTGTTTGGGTTTTAAAAAATTTTCGGTTAGAGGTCTTGAGAAGGTAAAAAGGGAAGCTGGAATTGCCTTGATGGCAATGAATATTAGAAAATTGGTGGCGAAAGGCACCAATTATAACTGTTTTATAAACCAAAAGAAGAGATTAGTGAAAATCAAAGAACGATTTTCACTAATCTCTTCTATTTTGAAGGACTTATGGCACAGCCCCTTTATATTAAAGTAG
- a CDS encoding hydroxymethylglutaryl-CoA reductase, degradative → MQNYGKFYQKPWEERINLIKKNEKLTEKQIQILETAAQNKTLGNTMIENYITDYSYPEGIAFHYLINNKDYIVPMVTEEPSVVAASSHGASIIAKAGGFFASTSERLMIGQIIVENVEDTENLTKKIQKIGKELLLVADQAHPSLKRRGGGTRWLKTRILAADLVTIDIAIDVQEAMGANMINTMLEAVAKKLEELLNQQVLMSILSNYATECVARATCEIPVELLAKKGISGENIAKKISQASRVAQLDPYRAVTHNKGIMNGVDAVVMASGNDWRAIESGAHAYAARNGQYRGLSTWKLNNNCLIGELELPLPVGFVGGSIGIIPLVKVNQDLLKITSAQELECVIVSVGLAQNLAALLALVSEGIQKGHMRLQLKSLVIAAGADAIEEQTVVDKMLQAGKRDLESAKKILKEIRKRDKNAGS, encoded by the coding sequence ATGCAAAATTATGGAAAATTTTATCAAAAGCCGTGGGAAGAACGAATAAATCTTATCAAGAAAAATGAAAAACTAACAGAAAAACAGATACAGATCTTGGAAACTGCTGCTCAAAATAAGACTCTAGGCAATACAATGATAGAAAATTACATAACGGATTATAGTTATCCTGAGGGAATTGCATTTCATTATTTAATAAACAACAAGGACTACATAGTGCCAATGGTCACAGAAGAACCCTCGGTGGTAGCAGCGAGTAGTCATGGAGCATCAATTATTGCAAAAGCAGGTGGCTTTTTTGCAAGTACCAGTGAGCGATTAATGATTGGACAAATTATTGTAGAAAATGTTGAAGATACAGAAAACTTAACTAAGAAAATCCAGAAGATAGGTAAGGAACTCTTGTTAGTAGCCGACCAAGCACATCCATCTCTTAAGCGGCGAGGTGGTGGGACACGATGGTTGAAAACACGAATACTTGCAGCAGATTTAGTGACAATTGATATTGCAATTGATGTCCAAGAGGCAATGGGAGCTAACATGATTAACACAATGTTAGAAGCCGTTGCGAAGAAATTAGAGGAGCTGTTAAATCAGCAAGTGCTAATGTCAATCTTATCGAATTATGCAACTGAGTGTGTCGCACGGGCAACTTGTGAGATCCCGGTTGAACTATTAGCTAAAAAGGGAATTTCAGGAGAAAATATTGCTAAAAAAATTTCTCAAGCCAGTCGCGTAGCACAATTAGATCCTTATAGGGCGGTAACTCACAATAAAGGGATCATGAATGGAGTAGATGCGGTTGTAATGGCAAGTGGAAATGATTGGCGAGCAATTGAGAGTGGAGCACATGCATACGCGGCTAGAAATGGGCAATACAGAGGATTAAGTACTTGGAAATTGAATAACAATTGTTTGATTGGGGAATTAGAATTACCCTTGCCTGTGGGCTTTGTAGGCGGTTCAATTGGTATTATACCCTTGGTTAAGGTAAATCAAGACTTATTGAAGATTACAAGTGCTCAAGAACTTGAATGCGTTATTGTTTCAGTAGGATTAGCACAGAACTTAGCCGCTTTATTAGCTTTAGTTTCAGAAGGAATTCAAAAAGGACATATGAGATTACAGCTCAAATCACTTGTGATTGCAGCCGGAGCTGATGCAATAGAAGAACAGACAGTAGTTGACAAAATGTTGCAGGCGGGTAAACGCGATCTTGAAAGTGCGAAAAAAATATTAAAAGAAATTCGAAAGAGGGATAAAAATGCAGGAAGTTAA